The following proteins come from a genomic window of Pyxidicoccus sp. MSG2:
- a CDS encoding ribonuclease Z produces the protein MSSRELIVLGSASQVPTRHRNHNAYFLRWDEEGILFDPGEGTQRQMTLAGLSATQVTRICVTHFHGDHALGLPGIIQRLSLDRAKHPVEVYYPASGQAFFERLRHATIFMDAATIIPRPISEDGVLAETKGFKLSAAKLEHAVDTYGFRLEEHARVQLHPGRLAEAGVSGPLTGELLRRGSVEVGGRTVRVEEVGESRAGQAFAFVMDTRPCAGATRLARGVDLLVCESTYLDTERKEAHDHFHMTALQAAELAREARARRLVLTHFSQRYEDTAPFVDEAKPLVADVVAARDLDRVEVPKRSRPT, from the coding sequence ATGTCCAGCCGCGAGCTCATCGTCCTCGGTTCCGCCAGCCAGGTGCCCACGCGCCACCGGAACCACAACGCGTACTTCCTCCGCTGGGACGAGGAGGGAATCCTGTTCGACCCCGGAGAGGGCACCCAGCGGCAGATGACGCTCGCGGGCCTGTCCGCCACCCAGGTCACCCGCATCTGCGTCACCCACTTCCACGGGGACCATGCGCTCGGGCTGCCCGGCATCATCCAGCGCCTGTCGCTGGACCGCGCGAAGCACCCCGTGGAGGTCTACTACCCGGCGTCGGGCCAGGCCTTCTTCGAGCGGCTCCGCCACGCCACCATCTTCATGGACGCGGCGACCATCATCCCCCGCCCCATTTCCGAGGACGGCGTCCTCGCGGAGACCAAGGGCTTCAAGCTGTCCGCCGCGAAGCTGGAGCATGCCGTGGACACCTATGGCTTCCGGCTCGAGGAGCACGCGCGCGTGCAGCTCCACCCGGGACGGCTCGCGGAGGCCGGCGTCTCCGGCCCGCTGACGGGCGAATTGCTCCGGCGCGGCTCGGTGGAGGTGGGCGGTCGCACGGTGCGCGTGGAGGAGGTCGGCGAGTCGCGCGCGGGCCAGGCCTTCGCCTTCGTCATGGACACCCGTCCCTGCGCCGGCGCCACGCGCCTGGCCCGGGGCGTGGACCTGCTGGTCTGCGAGTCGACCTACCTGGACACCGAGCGGAAGGAGGCGCACGACCACTTCCACATGACGGCGCTCCAGGCCGCGGAGCTGGCCCGGGAGGCCCGAGCCCGCCGCCTCGTCCTCACGCACTTCTCGCAGCGCTACGAAGACACCGCGCCCTTCGTCGACGAGGCGAAGCCCCTGGTGGCGGACGTGGTCGCCGCGAGGGACCTCGACCGCGTCGAAGTCCCCAAGCGCTCGCGCCCGACGTGA